Within the Effusibacillus lacus genome, the region CTTCCGTGGGCAGCAAACAGGGGATAGATAAAATCAGTTGCGTTCAGTTCCGTTTCTCTTACCATGGAACGGATTCCGGCAGTCCGGCGCAATCTGCGCAAGCGCTGAAAATCAGGTAGTTGCATGCCTGACTCACTCCTTCGTATCCTTAAAATGAATTTCTTTGCTCATGGGCAATTAGTGCTTCCACCAATCCCTGAATGGTATGGGTTTCAGCCGTCACATCCACACGAAGCCCCATTTTTTCCGCAGTTTCGGTTGTAATGGGACCGATGGAAGCGATTGTGACTCTCTGCAACAGGGAATGCAGATCTTCCCCTTCAAGGATTTTTACAAAATTCTTTACTGTGGAAGAACTGGTAAAAGTAATGGCATGGATATCCCCATCGCTTAGCATCTGTAACGCTTCCTGCGCATGCTCGAAGACGGGCACATTCTCGTATACATCCACTTCCACTACCTTGCATCCAATTTGACGCAATGCCTCCGGCAGCGCCTTGCGGGCGATGTCCGCCCTTGGCAGCAGCACTTTCTGACCGGAACGAACATGGGAAGCAAGCTCTTCAAACAAAGCCTCCCCAACGAACTGTTGCGGAATAAGATCTGCGATCAGTCCTCTTTGCCTGAGAGCTTCTTCGGTTGTGGCGCCAACAGATGCAATCTTGCCGCGTATCCTGCGGACATCGATCTCCATCTCAAGCATTCGTCCAAAGAAGAATTCCACTCCGTTCACCGAAGTAAACACAATCCAATCAAAGGTTTCCAGGTTATGCAACGCATGGTCGACCGGTCCCCAATCACTCGGAGGCACCAGCCGTATCACCGGAAATTCGTAAGATTCTCCACCTTGCTCTTCAATGAGCCGCGCCAATTCACTGGCTTGTGTTCGCGCCCGGGTAATCATTACCCGTTTGCCGAACAGCGGCTTCTTCT harbors:
- the cobA gene encoding uroporphyrinogen-III C-methyltransferase, with the protein product MVSGKVYLVGAGPGDPGLITVKGRNAIQTADVVLYDRLCSPRLLAFAPSGAELIYSGKTPDQHTLPQEEINRLLAEYAKQGKTVVRLKGGDPSVFGRVGEEMEHLAEHGIEYEVIPGVSSAIGVPIYAGIPVTYRGVASSFAVVTGHEDPAKGTVSVDWERVAVGSDTLIFLMGVGRIASIADNLIRYGRPADTPVALTRWGTWAEQETLTGTLSDIAEKVEQANFRNPAVIVVGDVVRLRDKIAWFEKKPLFGKRVMITRARTQASELARLIEEQGGESYEFPVIRLVPPSDWGPVDHALHNLETFDWIVFTSVNGVEFFFGRMLEMEIDVRRIRGKIASVGATTEEALRQRGLIADLIPQQFVGEALFEELASHVRSGQKVLLPRADIARKALPEALRQIGCKVVEVDVYENVPVFEHAQEALQMLSDGDIHAITFTSSSTVKNFVKILEGEDLHSLLQRVTIASIGPITTETAEKMGLRVDVTAETHTIQGLVEALIAHEQRNSF